The genomic interval CCAACAAAAATTTCATGTTCTCCGCCAGCTTTTCCGGGTTTTCAGCAGAACTGACCAACCCTCTTGTTGTAACCAGAAACCTTAATCCCCCGGCATCTGTAGCAGCAACTGGCACCTTATACCTGAAGGCATCCAGAACACTGCTTCCGAGGCCTTCTTCCCGAGAGCTCATGACAAATCCATCCATAATTGGATAAAATCTTTCCACCTCCTCATCAAAACCCATAAGCAGGTAAATGTCATCCAATCCTCTCCGGTTGATTTCTTCTTTGACCTCAGCCTCGAGTTCACCCTGACCAAAGTGTAGAAAAACAAATTTTTTGTCAGAGATGCCTGAAAGCTTATCCACAGCTTTGACCATGGTCAGCGGATCTTTATGAGGAACAAGAGCCGCAATGGTACCAAAAATTTTGCAATCAGGAAGCTTGGCCCTGACGGACAATGCTTTGGCAGAAGGTTCAAGAGATTCGCGTGATGTATCAATACAGCTGGGAATAACTGCAATGTCTTCCAGAGGCATTACATTGGAGAGAATATTTTTAATGGCCGGTGATATGGCCACCACTTGATCGGTAAACCTGTACTTTAGTTTGGACAGGATATTGGAGGGCCTGAAATCAACTCTTCTTGTATAAACCACAGGGCATCTGTGCAGAGGCTTGGCCATAATTGCTAGGCTCTGTCCCTTGCCCGTCTGCGCATGCAGCAGATCATAATTACCTCCGTATTTCAATAGGTACCTGAAAGCATGCTTTTGGTCATTTACTGAGATAACAGGCAGTGAATGCTTTAGACAGATTTGCTCCAGGGGCCGGCCTTTAAGGCAAAGAAGCTTGACATGCAAACCTGCTTTCATCAACCCTTTCATGAGAAAAAAGGTCTGCCTCTCCCCTCCTCTCCATGTTTTTTCAGTATTAATCTGCAAAATATCCATATATTTTTCTACAACTGTATCTGTTCAATTTATAAAAAGAAAGACAGCTCCCAGTCTGGAGTCTGGGAACAAGAAAAAACCTGGATTCCGGCTTTCGCCGGAATGACGACAAAGAGTAATTGTTTGCTTTAACCGTCACCCCGGACTTGATCCGGGGTCCAGTTTTTTTTGAAGTTACTTGTAAGCGATTTCTGCCAGAAACTAATGCAGTGTCAAACTGAAAGACCCAGCATCCGCGTCATTTGTCAAAATGTACTTAAAATTTTATGTATTTCACGCCTGGTCAGCTCCACAAAGTCAGGGAATACTTTTTCAAGCGTCGGCGTCATCCCCATCTCCCAGGCAATTTCCTGAGGTTCAATCCCCATAACTGTCAAAGTGGGTTTGCTGCCCAAAAGCTCAGCCATTCTCAATGAATCAAGCAGATCAATATCATGCAGGGAAACCTGTTGCTTTTTGTTGTGAACAAGATCCTTTTCCTCCAGCCTGTACATCGATCCAGGCTCCTTGCCTCCCCGCACTGCATCCAGAACCAGAAGGTGGTCATACTTTTCAAAAAGATAAAACAGATCCTGGGTAAAGGTTCCACCATCGGCAAAAAAAACATTTTCAGGCCATTCTTCCTTTTGCAGCGTCTGCATGCAATACACCCCGACCCCTTCATCCCGGAGCAGAATATTTCCTATGCCCATCACCAGTAATGTTTTCATGAAAACTCCACAATACAAATAGATTGCCAAAAAACAAAAGGCCGGATTTACCGGCCTTTTGAAGTACAGTCAACTATTGCTGAATTATCTGATTATTCAACAGAAATTACATGTTCCTCACCAGTTTCAGCGTGCAGCACGTGCACAGCACAACCCAGTCACGGATCAAAGGCGCGAACTATGCGCCCTACATTAACTGGACTGCTTGGGTCAGGAACCGGAATTCCGATAAGGGCCTCTTCCATGGGTCCTCTAATGCCTTTATCATCTCTGGGGCTTGCGTTCCAGATTGTGGCAGC from Desulfonatronovibrio magnus carries:
- the hysD gene encoding NiFeSe hydrogenase maturation protease, which produces MKTLLVMGIGNILLRDEGVGVYCMQTLQKEEWPENVFFADGGTFTQDLFYLFEKYDHLLVLDAVRGGKEPGSMYRLEEKDLVHNKKQQVSLHDIDLLDSLRMAELLGSKPTLTVMGIEPQEIAWEMGMTPTLEKVFPDFVELTRREIHKILSTF
- a CDS encoding glycosyltransferase family 4 protein, whose amino-acid sequence is MDILQINTEKTWRGGERQTFFLMKGLMKAGLHVKLLCLKGRPLEQICLKHSLPVISVNDQKHAFRYLLKYGGNYDLLHAQTGKGQSLAIMAKPLHRCPVVYTRRVDFRPSNILSKLKYRFTDQVVAISPAIKNILSNVMPLEDIAVIPSCIDTSRESLEPSAKALSVRAKLPDCKIFGTIAALVPHKDPLTMVKAVDKLSGISDKKFVFLHFGQGELEAEVKEEINRRGLDDIYLLMGFDEEVERFYPIMDGFVMSSREEGLGSSVLDAFRYKVPVAATDAGGLRFLVTTRGLVSSAENPEKLAENMKFLLESSQKVQEMVARAHEYVLLEHGLDSMINDYLKIYEKVLRMPIDHDCHKGS